From the Engraulis encrasicolus isolate BLACKSEA-1 chromosome 18, IST_EnEncr_1.0, whole genome shotgun sequence genome, the window catagcctactcacacacgtgggcccttttcatcacgttggctcaaactattttgactgaaaagtctcggctaccggatcctggatcctggaaccggatccggatcctgtgaaaaaccccattatcctgccggatccagaaccggatcttggatccggtgcatctctaattctaTTCCCTCCTGCACTCCTGTGGGCTGAGGCCTCCTCCAAGATCTTACTGCCTCCACCTCAaccacctccccttctcctcctcctcctccaccaccacctcctcctcctccaccaccacctccattacctcctcctccaccccccccccctccaccaccttcatctccccctccaccttcagctcatcatcatcaatgatcgtcatcataatcatccttctcctcctcctccaccaccacctccattatCTCCTGCTCCACCTtcttccaccccctcccccttcatctccccctccaccttcagctcatcatcatcaatgatcatcatcatcatcatcatcctcctcctcctccagctccatcACCTCATCCTCCAAGGTCTCaccccttccacctccacctccccttctcctcctcatcctcctcctccatcacctcatcCTCCAAGGTCTCaccccttccacctccacctccccttctcctcctcatcctcctcctccatcacctcatcCGGCAAGGTctcaccccttcctcctccacctccccttctcctcctcctcttcctcctccatcacctcatcCTCCAAGGTCTCaccccttccacctccacctccccttctcctcctcctcctccagctccatcACCTCATCCTCCAAGGTCTCaccccttccacctccacctccccctccccttctcctcctcctcctccatcacctcatcCTCCAAGGTCTCaccccttccacctccacctccccttctcctcctcatccccctcctccagctcccccacctccacctccccctcacctcctcctcttcatccttcttcccctgctcctcctccactgtaCTATACCCCGACATAGCCTGGGAATTTCCACAGTCATGCTGAGACGGCCCTGTCTCCCAAACATCTTACACTTGCCCCAGCCTGGATTAATGTGAAGTATAGCATGCCTttacgcatgaacacacacaaaagagcacacacacacacacacattctctctctctctctctctctctcacacacacacacacacacacacacacacacacacacacacacacacacacacacacacacacacacacacacacacacacacacacacacacacacacacacacacacacacacacacacaaaccaatgcaCACCAACAAGtatgcaagcactcacacacacacacacacgcaataataagcatgcaaacacatatgcctgcacacgcacacacaaacatacacagctgGCATAATCACATCGTCCGGGGGGGGGGGATATCTGGCATTGAGCAGTGTCTATAATACGATTACAAGGCAGATTAGGGAGCCTTCCTCCCCCCCAGCTGCGCATTTACTGTCCCCGCAGCAACAGGCTGTTATTTTTACAATTTGGGGAATTTAACTACACAAACCATGACTAATTTAGAGTGTCTGTCTTCTGGggtgaaacttaaaaaaaaaaaaaaagaactcctTAACCGAAATAAATAAAattgtatgcatgtactgtatacatacacacgagaatgtgtgtgtgtgtgtggatgtgtgtgtgtgtgtgtgtgtgtgtgtgtgtgtgtgtgtgtgtgtgtgtgtgtgtgtgtgtgtgtgtgtgtgtgtgtgtgtgtgtgtgtgtgtgtgtgtgtgtgtggccacagcACGTTCACTGGCGAAACAAAATAACCTGTCTAAAGGATCATGCTTAATGATGCAAGTCATTAAAAATGTGTCGGCCACACAAATGTGCTCCGATTGCAGCTGATGAGAGCAGCATAGTTCTACACTTGCCTCACCGCCACGATTGTCTCAGTACATCTGTGCTGCATTTGCACCGCATTAAGAGACAGTCCTAGGGGAGCTCTCGCGCCctacagagcaaaaaaaaaaagatttggaaGACACTCGTTACCTCCTgcacagcatgagagagagagagagagagagagagagagagagagagagagagagagagagagagagagagagagagagagagagagagagagagagagagagagagagagagagagaccgacctgACTGTGCTAGGCTGGGGGCAAGAACAAAGCTCAGCACTGCCCTCTGCTGTCTGCATCTACCAGGCATTTCAAATTGACAACCACTCTTACTGTAACATGACCTTGGAGGCCGTTACTATTCACTTCATTTCAAAACATGTGGGGCTTTTTTTTACATGACAACGTGTTTTGTAATCAAAGCCATCTCCAACCATTAACAATTACGTTTCAGCTTCTATTTTGTTCCGATCTTCCTCTTTAGGTCATAAAATATAAACACTAAGTGTAGTGTGCCACCatgtggagaaaaaaagacatcctcgttagtatagtggacagtatctccgcctgtcacgcggaagaccggggttcgattccccgacggggaggcttttttgtgtgtttgtgtgagtgtgagtgtgagtgtgtgtgagtgggatagagagatctgacctgtgaatatatgtatggtggatatactgtatgtgcaatgttgtgtgtgtgatgtctttgtgtcttcttctgtatttgtgcatgtatgctacttgacaccttaatttccctcgggatcaataaaactctactctactctactctactctactctactctactctactctactctaccatgtACCATGCTCAGTCATCTAGGAGGATTGGGGAGAACACTAGGcatcctcgttagtatagtggacagtatctccgcctgtcacacggaagaccggggttcgattccccgacggggaggaTTTTtatcgtgtctgtctgtctgtctgtctgtctgtctgtctgtctgtctgtctgtctgtctgtctgtctgtctgtctgtctgtctgtctgtctgtctgtctgtctgtctgtctgtctgtctgtctgtctgtctgtctgtctgtctgtctgtctgtgttctgcTGTAGGGGCACTCACAGGCATGCGGAACTCCTGTGCCAGGTACTTGAGGGTGGCAGCCTGGCGGCCCAGCAGGTTGGCGCGCTGCGTCAGGTTGCCCAACAGGGACGTGTCGAACTCCTTACGCACCACAGAGGCCACCGAGTCCAGGATGACCAGCCCCGCGCCACACGAGATGATGTCCTCCTCCAGACGATCCAGCCTGgacacagagaggaagaggagaggagaggagaggaagaggagatgagaggaagtggagagaggagaggggagaggagaggagaggagaggagaggagaggagaggagagggggtaagaggagaggagaggggaatagagagaggagaggagaggagaggagaggaagaggagaggagaggagagtaagtggagagaggagaggagagaataggaaaggagaggagaggagaggagaggagaggagaggagaggagaggagaggagagaagaacaacACAGCAGTAGAccattataatgcattataatacatgtacagtattatacacacactgtattatACATACACTGAAGACTATTAAACATATGAGGCCATATGCGGAGGGCAACACACCTGGTGAGCACCTCCTGGCAGGTGAGCTCCTTGAACAGGTGAACGCGCCCCGCAGTCTCCAACAGCCGCTCTGGCACCGAGAAGTAGACTGGGAAACGACTCTGGGCAATCTCCAGTAGCCTTGGTGGATGGGGGGAAGACAAGGGACAGTGttagcagcaggaggaggaggaggaggaggacggagagaagagagagagagagagagagagagagagagagagagagagagagagagagagagagagagagagagagagagagagagagagagagagagagagagagaaagagagagagagagagagagatgttatgtctaactacagagagagagagaaaatcaggaTCACAGTCCGAGTCAGAAAAACACCAACATTTGTAACCATATGTATAGTGTAAAAGAACATGAGGATATTGTGAGCAAAGCTGACTTTCACTTTGACTGTAGCTAATAATAAGTTGGAGGTCTGATAAGTATGGTTTGTCCAATGGCCTGCAACACATTCATGGGTGTATAATGCATTGCtgcaacatgtgcacacacttcaTACTTCATAGAGACCACTCACTGTCATTCCCATACACTTGGGCAAACAGGAAGAATTCCTGGCGCATCAGTGTTTGAGATTTGGTACGGTCTTCAGATGATAACATCCGTTTCAGTTTATTTAGTCAGGACAGTGGGCAATTACAAATATGAATGCAAAACATGTGACGCAGCTGCACACCAGACATACGGTATATGCGCCTTGGGGTATTTTTCCTGTCGCCCCACTAGGTAGATTATTTTCCTCTGTCGCCCACATAGCAGATTATATCAGATATAGATGTAAAGCAGCTGATATTTCCAGTATTATTATAGCCATGACAGTTGCACCATCCTTGTAGGCAGATATTGGTCTTGCCCAGTGCTGGCAAAAAACAAGTGCCTGCAATAAAATATAGTACTGTATTTTGAAATACAATATTGAAATGCTGTCCAGgcactctagagcaggggttcccaaactttaccatgtcaAGCAACTCAAAATTGAGTTTAAATTGAATATCGTCTACTTCCATCttctgacaaagccttatggttcaAATTTGTccctgttttagagataatgcaatttcaaatttgcagtaactacaatatccatccTAATATCAAGCCTTTGAAAGCATTTTCTCAGTTGGTGTAGTGACTGCcttttggctttgtagggcagtatgccACACACATGACCTCTGCAATGAAAGCAATAGCCACGTTTGTGATGCTGCAAGCTGTGTAAATGTCAGGGCACATGGGCAATCTCAATGCATTCAGGTTACGTAGGAACATTAGCATCACGAACATGGCCAAAGGCTACCCCACTCCCTCCGCCTATGGCCTGTCTGTGCATGACCTCCCTGACCTCTCTGCGCTGAAGGCAGCCTCTGTGTCGATGTAAATGACTCCACTGTCCAGGCCACCCAGGCTGCGGGGCAGAGTAGCCAGGACACTCAACATCATGCACATCTGGGTCTTCCCACAGCCCGATGGACCAGTCACCTATAGCAAAgatccacgcacacacgcacatacacgcacgaatGAGACACACAGAAGTGTACCTCAAATAGGTTCAAAAGGGCTACATAAGCAATTCATGCAGGCAAACAGATAAGTTGTGTTGTGTATGCTTGTGACAGGGGAGGGAGCTGATTGTATGTGAcagagttattgtgtgtgtgtttgtttgttttttacctaTGGTTTGTGTGTACAGTCAATACTACTGTATAGTAAGTGTGAGCTACCTCAGTGATGGTTCCTCGGGGCAGGCCTCCATGAAGCAGGCGATCTAGTTCAGACAGTGACGTGGAGAAGCATAGGTCCTTCCTCTGGCTCCACAGCTCCAGGGCCTTTTATTGTAGGAAAGATGCTGAGAACATTTCTACCACGCAAATCATACATACACTAGGAGCCACTGATTTTCCATGACTTGCACCACTATTACGCTTTGTCAGGCCCAGCTAGAAACAACTTGGAAGTGGAATAGTGGGCTAACAAATATGCAAAGTGATGAGAGGAAATAAATGACTCCAACTGTACACATTTcagaaatcttgaatcttgaagtgATACACTAAACAGTCAATGtcaagatttgtgtgtgtgtgtgtgtgtgtgtgtgtgtgtgtgtgtgtgtgtgtgtgtgtgtgtgtgtgtgtgtgtgtgtgtgtgtgtgtgtgtaagaggggggGCCTTGGTTGCCACAGCTGGcctgataatcaggcaaggtcaCAGCCGCAAATGTTACTATGAAACTATGACTTCTCACGAATAGGCAGACAATAGGTCTTTATGTagacatcattttgtttcaaatgaCCTACATATTTCTGTACACTGTCATACTGCTGCGCTGCGCATCTCGAGGCCAGAGGAGAGGAAGTAGCCTATGGGGTCAGCCCAGGAAACTCACCGGAATGATCTTAGGAGCGCAAGCCAGGCTGACCGACTTCAACAACTGCAAAGACTGACAGTAGCTCTGTCCCGCCAAGCGCATGACCTCCAAAGGCGTGAGAGACAGCAAGTCCTAAacatacaatatttaatacatgATTGAGACGTTAGACTCACATAGGCATAGAGCTAGTGAGTGAGCTACCATTGTTTTTGACGAAAGTGACACAACATCAGCTAATTGAGTCGCTAGCTCTACACGCTTACCTGGCATGTTTCGATATGATGATGCTTCAGTCGGTCGCAAATTTGTAATTCCACACCAGTTCTTCTTAGTTTTTTATTATGCATTTCAGAAATTTGAAGCGTAATTGACAGACGTCGTGTTATGAACACAGAAATGCAACGCGTTTCTCGGTGAAAACGTCTCGAGTCAGGTGTAGGCCTAACTTTTTAGCGCTAATCCATTTGCTTCCTTTCATAAATCATTCACAGAGCTACTGGGATACCTGCGCTTTACCTGTGATGACCCATCTCTTAAAATGAATATATATTCTGTCATTTACAAACTAGAACTACACAGAAAATGTAATCTCAATTCATAAGCTCTGGTCCACTCTCTCTGCTGTTACCACACCAGTGGCGACAGTGGTTCCTAACACCACAGCATTGTGGGATTGCTCAATAGCAGGCCTAGGCCTCTTATTTTGCATTAGGCCTATGGAAGAAACAAACACGCAAAGCAAAATAAACAAATCAAGATAGGCTACCTGACTATATGCATTTCTTGCTTTGAGTTGTTTATTTATGTAGTATTATTTTGTGATTTGTGTTAAAATCAACCATGGGACTGATGGTCAATTAAATTCTGAATTACTCATTAGCCTACACAGGTAATTTAACTTCCCATAGGCTAATAGCCTACAGTGCAAACTAAACTATCCAAACAAGCTACTGGTGGTCGTAGGCTCAGTAATGTTAGTGGGGCTGTTATTGATGTACTAAGCTTGGCTATTACAGTTTCAAGGCTAAAAGAATAGACTATTTCACGGACTGGGACAGAGAGGCTAACGCCCTGTGGCAATGGTGCTGCCAACTATTCTCTAGGAGCTTATGACTACTTACACTAGAGGGCATATCGGAAGAAAACAGAGGAAGGGGGGGGTCCTGTGATAGTTGGGTGGCGGGAGACAGAGGACCCCTGACCCACCTGTAGAGCCTCTTTTGAAAACCCCCTGTGTGAGGCCAAGTCTGCCAACTAACCTTAGATTAAAAGGGGTAGGATGGGCTCGCTCGATGGAAGGCCCTCAGGGCAGGGAGGACCTTATGATAATGAAAGCCCTTGCTATTAAGGGCTGTGATATTTCGCAGGCCCTAAGGAAAGAAGTAGGCTGCATTCTGTTCAGAGAGCCTGCTGATTCAGCAAGCCGTACCATTGACCCCAGTAGTACTCTGAAATGGAGCCAGCTGAAAGACCTTGGCAGTGACTTTTTAATTTCAGCTGGGGCATCAAGCGAAATGGCAGAGGagagaacatttgaaagaaatgtgcCACTACTGTTGCAAAGTgaactgttattcaccatccaggggccccaagcgactgcctgcctgacCTGTTGACAAGATGTGATCCTTGGTATGGGCGGACCAGGTCTTGCAGAATGGCTTTTAGTTCTTTGATTACAAGGTTTgctaaccaggggtgcatttctcaagagAGAAGTtgatagcctgttagcaacttcggtagttgccaacgAAAAAgggcattgaaaacaacaaagtagctaatgtagtaagcaactttggttttgagaaaagcACCCCAGGGGTGGATATGAGTCAGACCTGGTGGCATCCACATTCAATACTTGTGTACTCAGAAAAAAATTAATACATTGACACAGTACTATATAATGTGAGtttattaataaagaaaatatcCACAATACATTCCAAAAGCCTTCGAATCTCAgcctatgaaggtttttttttcagagcaTAAGCACATCAACATAGTAAATGTGCAACAATTGCTCATGTGGCTGACCAATCCTCACTTAATTCTCGGGAAAACATTCACTTCAGTGCATAAATACCATGTTGTTTACAGCACTTACATTTCTTTCCAACCCAGTTCTTCCCCACTTAAACATACCTTTTAGTATTCAAACCTCTTACATTTCTTCCCAACCCAGTTCTTCCCCACTTAAACATACCTTTTTAGTATTCAACCCTCTTTAAACACTTCACTGCCCTTGACAACATCCCTATAGATTTCTCAACTTTACCTTTCTCTCATtttcctgctcacacacacacacgaaaatcaTCAGGCAGCTAGATCAGCGAGTTAGTGGCATATAAGAGTACAGCCAGGAGAAACACTACCTGGCATTTTTTTTACTCTCTGAAGTCACATCTATGCCCGAGTCTAACAATACTACACATGctgttgcttttcttttctttttttaaccgtCATGCGTCAAATGTTCATAATATGATTGCCGCTTTTCTTTCTGAAAATAACAATGTGCATATCAAACAACAGCCGTCATAATCAAGGCCATACCATTTCATGCTAAATCTCCATTCTTGATCTTAGGCACGTCTTCTCAATCACAACTTCTACGTTGCCAGTACATTCCACAAAACACATAcatctcacaaacaaacacatctcaTGGAGAACAATAATCAGTTTCTCATACATCTTAAGTGTAAATGTGTGAATGAGTGACTTAATTTACACAACTTGCAGCACAATAAATGGTGAACGGTGCTCTTTTAAAAGAGTTTTAAGTGCAATAAAACATGAGACATGGTTTCTGAAAAGCCAAAAATGAACCTGACACTAACCAGCGCTGTCAGGCTGTAGTATACATGTTAgacaagatttttttaaaaacttacaCTGTCTGTTTAACATACAGATTACAATCCACAAAGTCACTTGGAATACAGTAAAAGCACAAGGTGTACAGTATCTCCAAGGTGCCAGGTTTCTTGGCTTATCTTGCTCTGGCCTGGTGGAACTCCGGGACGACATGGGCAGCCGCGGCGAGCGGGGTGGAGAGGCCAACGGAGAAGTTCTGGAGGCTGAGCAGCAGGCACTTCCAGGAGTAACTCAAGGCCTTCCGGACATTctagaacacaaacacaaaagtccTCCTCAGTCAATGCAGGCAAATATTGCACATAGTCCACCGATACATGTAGAAGATGTCATGTCAATGTGAGCTACGTGGTGTACGTCAGGCAGAACCACCAAGCAATTACAATGCaccaccatggccgtaactaccattgaggacacagaggtcatgtcctcagtattttttttcagtaatgtaaaatttatctatgacgAAAATCGATATATattatcaacaatgataaattcagtctgtatacgcccccccccccccccccccccccccccccccccccccccccccccccccccccccgccatttatcctcaaggcagtgatgaatgaaaacaaacttaagagtttgactgaagtgtttgaagtattctaaatgtacagtatgttgtacagcacgcagtatttgaccttggtatttgaaaatgtctagttacgacCCTGTGCACCACAATAGCAACTCTAGAGGTTAAGGTGAGGAATAGGGTTTGGGTTTAGGTTATGTTGAAAGCCTATTGGTAGATCATCTCGATGAAGCAGCAGAACACAGGCAAACAATCGGGCAATTATTCAAAATTGAATGGTAGAATAAATCTTTTCAAGTGCTGCAAGTCCCTGTTAGACTTCATACACTACACACTCTAAAAATAGTATTCGTTTCAACGGCGCTGAAGGCGAAGCGACTATTTTGCGAAATATCCTGTCTTAAACAATGGCCTGAAAATTGACCTCTGGCCAGGATTTTCCCCCTCTTctatacaaaaacaaacagactcGTGTTTTGACCATTGTAGCTTCCCACAAGCAGGAAATAGGTGTGAGCCTAGCTCCTGGAGGAGTTTACAGTAATGACTACCTCCCtccacatgctgacacacacacacacacacacacacacacacacacacacacacacacacacacacacacacacacacagccactgacagctttggccaggcccaggacaatgtcatctgaaaggctccCTCACCCCataaataaatgcaatgtaatgtgaatctaattctgggcccttcctcttcctgggcccgggacaagggaCCTGTTTGTCTCAAATAtagacacacagacccacatacaGACAAGTCACTCCTGCTGACCCTGTTTAGTCATCTTATCTTCGAGGCTTCCAAAGCTATTGGCCGAAAGGCCATAACCTAGCAAGGCCCAGTGATGGTTCAggtgacagacagagatacagtaaATGTATCAGTGCACAATcattcaaaataggcctactacaccacTGCTTCAATACGCTTACTACACCACTGCTTCATCGTTGCGGCAATATACAGTAGGTAGGTCACTCAGCACTAATTGCCCCACAACAAATGAAACAAACCTCTGTTCATAATCTGCATTCTTCAACATTGACAGACAATACAGGTCTACTGTCATTTTTCAAGCAC encodes:
- the rad51b gene encoding DNA repair protein RAD51 homolog 2; this encodes MHNKKLRRTGVELQICDRLKHHHIETCQDLLSLTPLEVMRLAGQSYCQSLQLLKSVSLACAPKIIPALELWSQRKDLCFSTSLSELDRLLHGGLPRGTITEVTGPSGCGKTQMCMMLSVLATLPRSLGGLDSGVIYIDTEAAFSAERLLEIAQSRFPVYFSVPERLLETAGRVHLFKELTCQEVLTRLDRLEEDIISCGAGLVILDSVASVVRKEFDTSLLGNLTQRANLLGRQAATLKYLAQEFRMPVVVTNQITTHLSERAAPSSLGTPAEGDSAYVTAALGNTWSHNVNTRLIVQYVDAQLRQIIIAKSPVAPFAVLNYTIQAEGIRLAGNSRNDVTSSAQGTDPGRQPIRVRTGFDYRLTGAMPLEP